Proteins encoded together in one Polaribacter reichenbachii window:
- a CDS encoding AI-2E family transporter: MTAKTIANGILRALGILLGIFILVYFLYAIQSVIIYLIIAAILSLIARPGILFLKRKLKFPNTLAVVTTMILMLGLLTGLILMFIPLIVEQGRSLSLLEVDQLENNLQRIFTQITTYFSSKGIDVLSELKNVDFLSQFQEIPNLLNSVLGAVGSLSVGLFSVLFISFFFMKDSKLLKNGVMTLIPNGTEKRFSKSLETINNLLSRYFIGLIIQITILFVFYTIILLIFGIDNAVVIAFLCALLNLIPYVGPMIGAILMCILSMTSNIELDFQTEILPTTGYIMIGYLIAQLVDNFASQPIIFSKTTKSHPLEIFLIIIIGGLLLGVVGMITAVPLYTALKVILKEFLSENKIVKSITKDL; encoded by the coding sequence ATGACAGCCAAAACTATAGCTAACGGAATTTTAAGAGCCTTAGGAATTCTTCTCGGAATTTTTATTTTGGTTTATTTTTTATACGCAATTCAATCTGTAATTATCTACTTAATTATAGCTGCAATTTTATCTTTAATCGCAAGACCTGGTATTCTTTTTTTAAAGAGAAAATTAAAATTCCCAAATACATTAGCTGTAGTTACCACAATGATTTTAATGTTGGGTTTACTTACTGGTTTAATTTTAATGTTTATTCCTTTAATTGTAGAGCAAGGCAGAAGTTTATCTCTTTTAGAAGTAGATCAATTAGAAAATAATTTACAGAGAATTTTTACTCAAATTACAACCTATTTTTCATCGAAAGGTATAGATGTTTTAAGCGAATTAAAAAATGTAGATTTTTTATCACAATTTCAAGAAATACCTAACTTATTAAATTCAGTTTTAGGTGCTGTAGGTTCATTGAGTGTTGGTTTATTTTCGGTATTGTTTATCTCTTTCTTTTTTATGAAAGATAGCAAATTGTTAAAAAATGGAGTAATGACATTAATACCTAATGGAACAGAAAAAAGGTTTTCTAAATCTCTAGAAACCATTAACAATTTACTTTCTCGATATTTTATTGGTTTAATAATTCAGATTACTATTTTATTTGTTTTTTACACAATTATTCTCTTAATATTTGGTATTGACAATGCTGTTGTAATTGCTTTTTTATGTGCATTGCTAAATTTAATTCCTTATGTTGGCCCAATGATAGGCGCCATTTTAATGTGCATTTTATCAATGACTAGTAATATAGAACTAGATTTTCAGACAGAAATTCTACCAACAACAGGTTATATTATGATTGGTTATTTAATTGCACAATTGGTAGATAATTTTGCAAGTCAGCCAATAATATTTTCGAAAACAACAAAATCTCATCCATTAGAAATTTTCTTAATTATTATAATTGGAGGCTTACTTTTAGGTGTTGTTGGTATGATAACTGCTGTACCACTTTACACTGCATTAAAAGTAATTTTAAAAGAATTTTTATCAGAAAATAAGATTGTAAAATCAATTACAAAAGATTTATAA
- a CDS encoding PLP-dependent aminotransferase family protein — translation MFPYKTIFHLDRNGNQALYLQLANQFIQLIKERKLVPETKLPGSRILADLLSVHRKTVVACYEELLLQGWVESIPKKGTFINSNLPELHQQNFIEKDILSSDNKIGFNFYTDISLERSFLKPKEGFMYLNDGISDARLTPTEDLARTYRRICSRKDIYKEMSYGSLFGNEKLRITLADYLNKTRGLNIKKENILITRGSQMGIFLSAKLLLQKDDNIIVGQTNYTSADTNFLQRNANLIRVNVDENGLSTDEIEEICQKKSIKGVYVTSHHHHPTTVTLSAERRIHLLNLAKKYNFAIIEDDYDYDFNYNHSPILPLASHDTNGNVIYIGSVCKTVAPVYRIGYIIAPSSFVNEAANQRRFIDRQGDALLELTFEDFIKSGDLDRHIKKVMKVYKSRRDLFCSLLKDNFSDVFSFDKPKGGMAVWLTLHKKYSWKTIAKIARKYKLEIGEWRRYDNAKIGHNAIRIGFATYNEEEIYELMSRLSMIFNDIKSQEFTKFT, via the coding sequence ATGTTTCCATATAAAACAATTTTTCATTTAGATAGAAATGGCAATCAAGCCTTGTATTTACAGTTGGCAAATCAGTTTATTCAATTGATAAAAGAGCGAAAATTAGTTCCTGAAACAAAATTACCTGGAAGCAGAATTCTAGCAGATTTGTTAAGTGTACACAGGAAAACTGTAGTTGCTTGCTATGAAGAATTATTATTACAAGGTTGGGTAGAAAGTATTCCTAAAAAAGGAACTTTTATCAATTCTAATTTGCCAGAGTTACATCAGCAAAACTTTATTGAAAAAGATATTTTATCATCAGATAATAAAATCGGATTTAACTTTTATACTGATATATCTTTAGAACGTAGTTTTTTGAAACCTAAAGAAGGTTTTATGTATTTAAATGATGGGATATCTGATGCTAGATTAACGCCAACTGAAGATTTAGCTAGAACCTACAGACGAATTTGTAGTAGAAAAGATATTTATAAAGAAATGTCTTATGGTTCTCTTTTTGGCAATGAAAAATTAAGAATCACTTTAGCTGATTATCTGAATAAAACTCGTGGTTTAAACATTAAAAAGGAAAATATTTTGATTACTAGAGGTAGTCAAATGGGAATTTTTTTATCGGCAAAACTACTATTACAAAAAGATGATAATATTATTGTTGGACAAACAAATTATACATCTGCTGATACTAATTTCTTACAGAGAAATGCAAATTTAATTCGAGTGAATGTTGATGAAAATGGACTTTCTACGGATGAAATTGAAGAAATTTGCCAAAAAAAATCTATAAAAGGAGTTTATGTTACCTCTCATCATCATCATCCAACAACAGTAACTTTATCCGCAGAAAGAAGGATTCATTTATTGAATTTAGCTAAAAAATACAATTTTGCAATAATTGAAGATGATTACGATTACGATTTTAATTACAATCATTCACCTATTTTGCCATTAGCAAGTCATGATACGAATGGCAATGTTATTTATATAGGTTCTGTGTGTAAAACTGTGGCTCCTGTATACAGAATTGGGTATATTATTGCACCAAGTTCTTTTGTAAATGAAGCTGCAAATCAAAGACGGTTTATAGACAGACAAGGTGATGCTTTATTGGAATTAACTTTTGAAGATTTTATAAAATCTGGTGATTTAGACAGGCATATTAAAAAAGTGATGAAAGTTTATAAATCAAGAAGAGACTTGTTTTGTAGTTTATTAAAAGATAATTTTTCAGATGTTTTTTCTTTTGATAAACCAAAAGGAGGAATGGCTGTTTGGCTAACTTTACATAAAAAATATTCTTGGAAAACAATTGCAAAAATTGCAAGAAAATATAAATTAGAAATAGGTGAATGGCGACGTTATGACAATGCTAAAATTGGTCATAATGCAATAAGAATAGGTTTTGCAACTTATAATGAAGAGGAAATTTATGAGTTGATGAGTAGGCTTTCAATGATTTTTAATGATATTAAAAGTCAAGAATTCACAAAATTTACGTAG
- a CDS encoding RluA family pseudouridine synthase, protein MQLLETHIAKKLQEPIRFQEYGVGVFKTIPTKSSIKKAIKKGYIFIDGVLATTSKYISGGEKIELFEPKNQANFKRLKLDLEVLFEDDYLAIIYKPSGILVSGNKFVTVANALTQNLQKSNQTDAVKPQPIHRLDYPTSGVLLVGKTSSSIQKLSDLFKNKEIQKTYFAIAIGKMCAGGTINFKVDDKQASTEFEVLSSVKSERFEFLNLVKLLPKTGRKHQLRKHLSAIDHQILGDQDYGNSELILKGKGLYLHAFSLEFLHPFTKETISISKELPKKFKKIFIFCHEYTN, encoded by the coding sequence ATGCAACTCTTAGAAACTCATATTGCTAAAAAATTACAAGAACCAATTCGTTTTCAAGAATATGGAGTTGGTGTTTTTAAAACAATACCCACAAAATCTAGTATAAAAAAAGCAATTAAAAAAGGATATATCTTTATTGATGGAGTTCTAGCAACAACATCAAAATATATTTCTGGAGGAGAAAAAATTGAACTTTTTGAACCTAAAAATCAAGCTAATTTTAAAAGGCTAAAACTCGATTTAGAAGTTTTATTTGAAGATGACTATTTAGCTATTATTTACAAACCTTCTGGCATTTTAGTGAGTGGAAATAAATTTGTAACTGTTGCAAATGCATTAACACAAAACTTACAAAAAAGTAATCAAACAGATGCAGTAAAACCACAACCCATTCATAGATTAGATTACCCAACATCAGGTGTTTTATTAGTTGGCAAAACAAGTTCGTCTATCCAAAAATTGAGTGATTTATTCAAAAACAAAGAAATTCAAAAAACTTATTTTGCTATAGCAATTGGTAAAATGTGTGCTGGAGGTACAATCAATTTTAAGGTTGATGATAAACAAGCATCCACAGAATTTGAAGTTTTATCATCTGTAAAATCAGAACGATTTGAGTTTTTAAATTTGGTGAAATTATTGCCAAAAACAGGTAGAAAACATCAGTTAAGGAAACATTTATCAGCAATTGATCATCAGATTTTAGGTGATCAAGATTATGGAAATTCTGAATTAATTTTAAAAGGAAAAGGTTTGTATTTACACGCTTTTTCTTTAGAATTTCTACATCCGTTTACGAAAGAAACAATTTCTATATCTAAAGAATTACCTAAGAAATTTAAGAAGATTTTTATTTTTTGCCACGAATACACTAATTAA
- a CDS encoding GNAT family N-acetyltransferase, with product MIEIRRATENDATYIALLGRITYTESHGDFIEDKKNLLDFYNTYYAVSQIKKELNDINNMFWIVFSDELPIGFAKLCLNVNTLNSIDESYCKLQRLYILNDFIGFKIGTQLQEIILKKAIELNYKKIWLTAYYKNTKGIKFYKKYDFKEVGSIDFYVGKTNYENLIFEKTL from the coding sequence ATGATTGAAATAAGAAGAGCTACTGAAAATGATGCAACTTATATAGCGTTGTTAGGCAGAATTACCTACACAGAATCTCATGGAGATTTTATTGAAGATAAGAAAAACTTACTTGATTTTTACAATACATATTATGCTGTTTCTCAAATAAAAAAAGAGTTAAATGACATAAACAATATGTTTTGGATTGTTTTTTCTGATGAATTACCAATTGGTTTTGCTAAACTTTGTTTAAACGTAAACACCTTAAATTCAATAGATGAAAGTTATTGTAAATTACAAAGGCTATATATTTTAAATGATTTTATAGGTTTTAAAATAGGAACTCAATTACAAGAAATCATACTTAAAAAAGCAATTGAATTAAATTACAAAAAGATATGGTTAACAGCTTATTACAAAAACACCAAAGGCATAAAATTCTATAAAAAATATGATTTTAAAGAAGTTGGTAGTATCGACTTTTATGTTGGCAAAACTAATTATGAGAACTTAATTTTTGAAAAAACTTTATAA
- a CDS encoding DUF1272 domain-containing protein — protein sequence MLEIRPNCEHCNKDLPNTSLEAMICSFECTYCKTCAIEIFKNVCPNCAGNFVERPIRPLKMIEKYPASTKRIFKPKDLKVAKLNSDAYLKINPKDR from the coding sequence ATGTTAGAAATTAGACCTAATTGCGAACATTGCAATAAAGATTTACCAAACACATCATTAGAAGCAATGATTTGCTCTTTTGAATGTACTTATTGTAAAACCTGTGCTATCGAGATTTTTAAAAATGTTTGTCCGAATTGTGCTGGTAATTTTGTTGAACGCCCAATTCGTCCATTAAAAATGATTGAAAAATATCCAGCATCAACAAAAAGAATTTTTAAACCTAAAGATCTTAAAGTTGCAAAATTAAACTCAGATGCATATTTAAAAATAAATCCAAAGGATAGATAA
- a CDS encoding VOC family protein, translated as MKTQPFHLAIPVQNLEKCRAFYRDILQCEEGRSDVHWVDFNFFGHQLVIHQKDGFNPERISNAVDGKDVPVPHFGVVLTWEDWHALAERLKAVNTNFVIEPCIRFEGKVGEQATLFFKDPENNALEFKAFKDIGQLFAK; from the coding sequence ATGAAAACACAACCCTTTCACTTAGCAATACCAGTTCAAAACTTAGAAAAATGTAGAGCTTTTTATAGAGATATTTTACAATGCGAAGAAGGCAGATCTGATGTTCATTGGGTAGATTTTAATTTCTTCGGACATCAATTGGTAATTCATCAAAAAGACGGATTTAATCCTGAGCGTATTTCTAATGCTGTTGATGGTAAAGATGTACCTGTTCCTCACTTTGGAGTTGTTTTAACTTGGGAAGATTGGCATGCTTTAGCAGAAAGATTAAAAGCTGTAAATACCAATTTTGTAATAGAACCTTGTATTCGATTTGAAGGAAAAGTAGGTGAACAAGCTACTCTTTTCTTTAAAGATCCAGAAAATAATGCTTTAGAGTTTAAAGCCTTTAAAGATATTGGGCAGTTATTTGCAAAATAA
- a CDS encoding pyridoxamine 5'-phosphate oxidase family protein, with amino-acid sequence MKEYPQTKINRIKRGANRGTYNVEKINTILDAGFLCYVGYIYDGKPITIPMAYARKEDKIYIHGSTGNRMLLSILESKETSITVMHLDGLVLARSGLHHSVNYRSATLFGNLKKVEKDEDKTKILRLIVDQMVPNQWDSLRPMYQKELDRTLVVEFTIETASAKIRDVGVADEPEDYKLEVWAGIIPIKQIAEYPIPDEGKPKSMEIPQHILDYYEKNK; translated from the coding sequence ATGAAAGAATATCCGCAAACAAAAATCAACAGAATTAAAAGAGGTGCAAATAGAGGTACTTACAATGTAGAAAAAATTAACACCATTTTAGATGCTGGTTTTTTGTGTTATGTAGGCTATATTTATGATGGAAAACCAATCACGATTCCTATGGCATATGCTAGAAAAGAGGATAAAATTTATATTCACGGTTCTACAGGCAATAGAATGCTTTTATCAATTTTAGAAAGCAAAGAAACCTCTATAACTGTTATGCATTTAGATGGTTTGGTTTTGGCACGTTCTGGCTTGCATCATTCAGTAAATTATAGATCTGCAACTCTTTTTGGTAATCTAAAAAAGGTCGAAAAAGATGAAGATAAAACAAAAATTTTAAGATTGATTGTAGATCAAATGGTACCAAATCAATGGGATTCTTTAAGACCAATGTATCAAAAGGAATTAGATAGAACATTAGTGGTAGAATTTACCATAGAAACTGCATCTGCAAAAATTAGAGATGTTGGTGTTGCTGATGAACCAGAAGATTATAAATTAGAGGTTTGGGCTGGTATTATACCTATAAAACAAATTGCAGAATATCCAATTCCTGATGAAGGAAAACCAAAATCAATGGAAATACCTCAACATATTTTAGATTATTATGAGAAAAATAAATAA
- a CDS encoding DinB family protein yields the protein MKRQDLKLEEFEIYFKRYLDKLNNETELLQGFIDGKSATTSFFKSISKDKLEFRYQPEKWSIKEILQHLIDTERIFMYRCFRIARRDTTALAGYDQEIYNHPSKANKKSLENLLNEFNINRNNSIALLQSLSDDDLCFTGKASGGKMSARAAAFIIIGHDIWHTDVIKNKYLNVRN from the coding sequence ATGAAAAGACAAGATTTAAAATTAGAAGAATTTGAGATTTATTTTAAAAGATATTTAGATAAATTAAACAATGAAACTGAGTTATTACAAGGTTTTATTGATGGAAAATCTGCTACAACTTCATTTTTTAAATCCATTTCTAAAGATAAATTAGAGTTCAGGTATCAACCAGAAAAATGGTCGATAAAAGAAATTTTACAACACCTTATTGATACTGAAAGAATCTTTATGTACAGATGTTTTAGAATTGCAAGAAGAGACACAACTGCTTTGGCTGGTTACGATCAAGAAATTTACAACCATCCATCAAAAGCTAATAAAAAATCTCTAGAGAATTTATTGAATGAATTTAACATCAATAGAAATAATTCTATAGCTTTATTACAAAGTTTAAGCGATGATGATTTATGTTTTACAGGTAAAGCAAGTGGTGGCAAAATGTCTGCAAGAGCAGCAGCTTTTATAATTATTGGTCATGACATTTGGCATACAGATGTTATTAAAAACAAATATTTGAATGTTAGAAATTAG